The nucleotide window AGGACATTGATTGCTCGCTTGATCTTACCGGACAgcgaaagaagaaaaaggatgaGGAGGACAAGGAAGAAAAGGATTCAGTTCGGAAAAAGAGGGAAGATCAAGAAAACAAACCGAGCAAGGTGACTCTTTCGGGGCTGCTAAACGTTATCGATGGGATTTGGTCAGCTTGTGGAGGGGAGAGACTGATCGTGTTTACGACTAATTATGTGGACAAGCTCGATCCTGCACTCATCAGAAGAGGAAGGATGGACAAGCACATAGAATTGTCCTACTGCTGCTTTGAAGCATTCAAAGTTCTTGCTAGGAATTATTTGGGTTTGGAGACGCACGAATTGTTTGAAAGGATTGGGAGTTTGTTGGGGGAAACGGATATGACACCTGCTGATGTTGCAGAGAATTTGATGCCGAAATCTGATGTAGAGGATGCTGAGTCTTGTTTGAAGAACTTGATCGAAGCTCTCGAGGCTGCGAAGGAGGAGGCAAAGATCAAGGCCGAGGAAGAAGCTCAACAGAAGGCAGAGAAAGACGAAAATTTGAATGCAGAGAAAGAAGCATAACCaaaggcagaggaagaagaagattcgGAAGCACAGAAAGATGAGCCCGAAGTGAAACGGAACGGAACATCAGCTTAGCTTGATAGGAAAAATGTCTATTTCTTCGAATAATTTCAACCTAGTAAAGTCTCATTTGTGCAACTAGTATCTGTGtttttttaggaaaaataaGCTTATAAGTTTCTCAATTAACAACTATTTGTCTGCAATTTCCATCAGGAGTGTGATTAGTTTCCTTGTTTTTCTTTGGCTTGCATGTAAGTTGCAGTTAACTGATTGTTCAACAGCAGACGAACATGACAGATGACTGGAGAAATGTGGGTTCAACTGGCCGCGGCGATTGCCAGGGTGAAGCTTCATCGCTTGTTTCTGTTAAATTTCTACGTACTTTCCATATCGTTTTCGGGGTATGGCGACGAAACCACCAGGCAACGGTCGACGATCAGAATGCTTAATTTATTCACTAACCGATACCAACTCCACTCTACccggaccaggatcctctcctgagcagatggagaggatcctcctgaccaggccCATCGGGCCGTTCATTTTTTACCCAATGGCTACAAACAGGGACcgctctaaaagttataataattataaccgttggataaaaaatgaacggTCCGATGagcctggtcaggaggatctCTCCATCtgctcaagagaggatcctTATCCACTCTACCCCACCCTTCTTTAACAAAATAGAATTATATAATCGGAATAGTACCGATATCAGTGTGGTTAATAGTGAACTGCTTGCCCACGTGTAAACACAAGGCCAAGCAAGAAAAGCGAAGTTAAAACATTGACTCCAGTAGACATAAGTTGAATAGAGTGAAGAAAACAGTCAGCCCTTGAAGGCAAAGAGACTGGAATTATCGGTATAATTTCTACCTTATTTCTTGTATTGCTATCTACCCATTATTTTTACCTCTTACtcatatttcttaattttcggccgttggatcaaaaaaatcgaaaatgatcaaataacagaaattaacaaagatgtgagaagtaaaaataattgTGTAGATAACATCACCCTATTTCTTCCATTTTGCGCCCTGATCAATGTGCGTTTATCTTAACAATGTAATAAGAATTTAGGTGGAATGAATTCACGGCTACCGTATCCCCTACATACAAGGTTTCGAAGATAAAATATTACGCATAGTATTAATGGTTTGAAATATCACAATGACGATGAACCTGTTTCTTAAAAATCTCTCTAAAAACACAAGgcatgagaaaggataagaaGGTGAAATGTAAATGCAGCAAGGGTTATTGAAAGTAAGTATCAATAATTAAGAGCATGTTTGGTATTGAATTTGAGTCCAATCTTTttaattcaaaaacaatttttgagTTTCAATTGCATAATTTGTGTTTGGTTGGAGCATTTCCAAAAAGtcaactcaaaactaactcaagaaATAGCATGttgcttaaaaacacaaaacttctgttttcacacttttttttcaATCGACATCATTGTTGGGGAAAAATGGGGCTGATTTAAACACAAAACACCACAGATTCAAACTCTTTTACGGCCGCTAGAGCTTTGATAACTTGTGGGATTGAAAGTCAAAAATTGTTTTAAGACTTCCCAAGTTCCATAACAAACAAGTTTTCGGATTGCAATGGTTGTACTTAAGAAATCACGTTTTAAAAAACCATcataaattttgttaaaatcTTGGAATAGAATACCCTAAATATTGGATAATGTTACTAATTAATATTTCCTTATTGATCCGGCTGTGAAACAAACGTGACTTAAATACACAATTTTCATGATCTGGTTCATGACCATACTACTAGGAAAGTACCAAGAAAGTGTGTGTGATGCTTAACTGAAACACGATGATGACATCCCAGATGTCATCATTGTCACATTACGTCATAGAACTAATAATAATTTccacaaaaaattaatttaaatttcgaTTATGGTTAACTTAACTTAACCTCTTAAGCAAAAGGATTCTTTCCTGATTTACTTTGTGAGGGTTTTAAAGATCTTCACATCTTaactgttcatcgtatattatgcggtcagttttcatcaggtactatttatgtttaattttaataaaaaaataaataatttctgattacacgatgaacgatgaatgattaaaatatcaaaatccCTAAAATTCTCACAATTTGGATCCGCATGGAATCCAAATCCATCTTAAGCAAGTAAACGAGGCCACGACACGACTCCTCCACGTCCACGGTCCACACACGAACACCGACTATTTGCATTGAGACAAATCCACGGGTCAATTTTTGGACCGGATTGTTTGAATGTATTCACGCAGAATAATCAATGCCAACGCACCCCAAAACcccttttcaattaaaaatattttaatttttaacttaaATCTCcacaaaattatataaattcCGACATTTCTGGCAAGAAAACACGGAAGAAATCCAAGAAGAAGCAAAAAGTTGCAACCTTTGAGCCCCCAAAACATGTTTCCGGCAACCATTTTTGCCAACTTCGGATCGGCGATCGGCGGGTTAATGTTCGTGTGGGCGATATTCCAGCAGTACTTCCCCTACGAGCTTCGAAGGCATGTCGAAAAGTACTCGCAGagaatggtgggatatgtgtatCCTTACATTCAGATCACTTTCAATGAGTTCACCGGGGAGCGGCTGATGCGCAGCGAGGCTTACTCCGCCATCGAGAACTACCTGAGCTCCAAGTCCTCCACGCAAGCGAAGCGCCTCAAGGGCGACATCAAGAACAACCAGTCGCTTGTTCTGAGCATGGACGATCACGAGGAAGTGGATGACGAGTTCAAGGGAGTCAAAGTGTGGTGGGCGTCCGGGAAGTACATAGCGAAGCAGCAGACGGTATCGTACGTTCCGGTGAACGATGAGAGGAGGTACTACAAGCTCACTTTTCACAAATGGCAGAGGGAGCAGATCATTGGACCCTACCTTAGCCATGTCCTGAAGGAGGGGAAGGCCATTAGGGTTAGAAACCGGCAGAGGAAGCTTTACACGAACAATGGGTCACACTGGAGCCACGTGGTGTTTGAGCACCCTGCAACATTTGAGACTCTGGCTATGGAGGCGGAGAAGAAGCAGGACATTGTCGATGATCTGATGGCCTTCAGCAAGGCTGAGGAGTTTTATGCGCGGATTGGGCGGGCTTGGAAGAGGGGTTACCTTTTGTATGGCCCGCCGGGGACTGGGAAATCCACCATGATCGCCGCCATGGCCAATCTTTTGGAGTATGATCTTTATGACCTCGAGCTGACCGCGGTTAAGGACAACACCGAGCTGAGGAGGCTGCTGATTGAGACGTCAAGTAAGTCGATTATTGTGATTGAGGACATCGATTGTTCGCTTGATCTCACGGGGCAGAGGAAGCAGAGGAAGGAGAAAGGGGAGGAGCAGGGGGAAGGGAGGGATCCGAAGGAGAAGATGGGGAAGGAGGATGGGGAGGCGAAACCGAGCCAGGTTACTCTTTCCGGGCTGCTGAATTTCATCGACGGGCTGTGGTCAGCGTGCCGCGGAGAGAGGCTCATTGTGTTCACAACAAACTACGTGGAGAAGCTTGATGCTGCATTGATCAGGAAAGGAAGGATGGATAAGCACATTGAATTGTCATACTGTAACTACGAATCCTTCAAGGTGCTGGCTAGGAACTACCTCAAGCTCGAATCACACCGCTTGTTTCCGGAAATTGGAGCGTTGCTTGGGGAAGTTAAGATGACTCCGGCTGATGTTGCAGAGCATTTGATGCCTAAGAAACTTTCCGGGGATGTCGAAATCTGCCTGCACAGTCTGTTCCAAGCTCTCCAGAAGGAAAAGGAGAGTGGAGGATTGAAGGCTGAGGAAGAAGCGAAAGAGGAGAAATCGCCATTGGCTGCAGAATCACCATCATCTAACAAAAAATGAAGTGATtgcaagcaagaaagaaaaaaaaaaaaaaggattttcgATTTGGGGGACAAAAGGGCTTTGTATGTGTAAAGCATTTCTGTATACTGCCAATGTGGTCCTAGATATATATCCAAAACACCTATAATTGTGTCGAGGTTTGAGCAAGGAAATTGTTGAGCGTGTAACGCTCATGTTTACGGAAAATCTGTCTTGTAATTGGTTGTACATCCGTTGTTCGAGAGACTTACAACCCGACAAgggatctctctctctcgaaccaGGGATATACAATCGGGCATAGCTAAGATTTTAAGAATCCCTCCTGTCCACACGGAATTAACTAGCAGCGGCATTTCAACAAACACCTGGTGGACACTCAGTTACCAGTGAAAAATGTGCAATTTGCACCAGAACGCAATCCAAAAGAAGCACAAAGCTTCGACACGAATCACAAGGAGCAACGCAAGATTCCAATAAAAAGAAATCGACCGAAGACGGTAACAATTTTGGGCTGAGTAGATGGAACTCGCATGAAACCGAGTGGTTGATTTCTGTTTATATGCGTTAATTGTGCAGGCAGGAGGAGGAGTACAGCTTGAAGGTGGTCCAAATGTGTTATGTATCTTATTGGGCCTGGTGTCCATAATGCACTCTTCTGCACGGCCTGTTACTTTCTTGTGTCCAGTTCACATGTAACGACCCGGCATATTTTTTTGGGCTTACCACACCACCCTTTGAAGTCCAGTTCACATGCCTAATTAATTTGGGTATTGGgatacaacttttttttttttttaaagaaaatttacTGTTATTAAGAGAAGATGGGAGATTTTAAAACTATTACATTAATTTATGAGAGGAGAAGTTTCGCAGCGGTGACGCATGGGTAGAAACCAACATCATTTCTACTAGGATATTGAACCACATGCATAATACAACTCTTAAAAATGATAAGTTAAGGTAGTAAATTATTATGGTCGATCAAATATCCTCACCATTTTAAAGTAAATATATTGTTTTATtcgaaaaataaatttattaaatatttgtatCAAAAAATAATTCTTTAAAAAGATTGAGGAATTTaaaatctctactaattaataaaacactcattgtcaactaAAATTCTATAAAATTATTAGTTTAACCCTCTGATTAAAACATAACATGAGTAAAAAATATGGGTcataaatgtaatttcacacaatcaaattttattgttttttaacctcacttacatgtaatcctaacatatctctaattaaaaaataaataaaaaataaaaaataaatttcccactccccacattctctatcactctcttcctctctccttctatttcaaaaacaaaaataaaaaaaatttctcatacattttgtatgtgcccatatgctagtaaagataaaataaaggcaacatataaaaggaaaaataagaagaataaattacttaaaactaataaacaaaacaattataattataaatataaaaattataaatacattaacaaaaaaaataaacaagaaaaagacCATCGCGTCTTCTTAATTTCTcgttatgtttttttctttcgaacTCTTGTCTTGCGACTCCTTCCTCAGCAACAATGGATAGTTGTACAAACCTCCGCAACCTGTGAATTCATAAACATGGGGTCTTGACTCCGACAAGCAGTGTGTGCAAACCTCTTCGTGAGGAATGATATAGTTGTACACATGCATGCAGCCTCAGAAAGAGGGTGTAGGGGGTACTTGTCACAGGAGAATGATATAAGTTGCGTTTCGATATATCGCAATTTTTGTCATCTCTCATGCGACAGGTATCCAAAGTCTTTAATATATCTCTTCTTCCTTAATATTGTTTGATCTCTCTTCAGTGTCTCCTCGTGGCTTCACAAGATGCTATGTATTTATAAGCAGGGCTGGCTAGCCAGAAGGCCTTTTATTATACAGTATtattttgaagaaacttccatgAATTTCGcattgcatgcatgcatgatcctgcaaggtgTCAGGGTGTTCATCCTTCATTTGGTAATTCCACGTTTTTCATGActtcgtgtgtgtgtgttcatCCTTCATTTGGTAATGATCCACGTTTTTC belongs to Malus sylvestris chromosome 17, drMalSylv7.2, whole genome shotgun sequence and includes:
- the LOC126611260 gene encoding AAA-ATPase ASD, mitochondrial-like, with the translated sequence MFPATIFANFGSAIGGLMFVWAIFQQYFPYELRRHVEKYSQRMVGYVYPYIQITFNEFTGERLMRSEAYSAIENYLSSKSSTQAKRLKGDIKNNQSLVLSMDDHEEVDDEFKGVKVWWASGKYIAKQQTVSYVPVNDERRYYKLTFHKWQREQIIGPYLSHVLKEGKAIRVRNRQRKLYTNNGSHWSHVVFEHPATFETLAMEAEKKQDIVDDLMAFSKAEEFYARIGRAWKRGYLLYGPPGTGKSTMIAAMANLLEYDLYDLELTAVKDNTELRRLLIETSSKSIIVIEDIDCSLDLTGQRKQRKEKGEEQGEGRDPKEKMGKEDGEAKPSQVTLSGLLNFIDGLWSACRGERLIVFTTNYVEKLDAALIRKGRMDKHIELSYCNYESFKVLARNYLKLESHRLFPEIGALLGEVKMTPADVAEHLMPKKLSGDVEICLHSLFQALQKEKESGGLKAEEEAKEEKSPLAAESPSSNKK